In Camelus dromedarius isolate mCamDro1 chromosome Y, mCamDro1.pat, whole genome shotgun sequence, a single genomic region encodes these proteins:
- the LOC135320356 gene encoding protein WWC3-like — translation MPSSFTAYISTVEGPTVLGLRVQCSAEVRVGGRRAPVHGRRAEDVPGAAGGSPRPPPRPGRRTLVLAEEAARVGRPGGGGGGGGARAVKPWLSGGRRRRRRGQTREAPREPPPPAQPQREPPPAAAPTAVPAPPAPSAPPPPRARESAELPLPAGWEEARDYDGRVFYIDHNTRQTSWIDPRDRLTKPLTFADCVGDELPLGWETVYDKQVGIYYMDHIKKLTQIEDPRDQWRREQERMLKEYLIVAQEALNAKKEIYQIKQQRFKLAQEEYQQLHKMCEDDTCSYASCELPGSSSEHARL, via the exons ATGCCGTCATCTTTCACCGCTTACATAAGCACAGTGGAGGGTCCCACGGTTTTGGGCTTAAGAGTCCAGTGCAGTGCTGAAGTGAG AGTGGGCGGCAGGCGGGCGCCGGTGCACGGGCGCCGGGCGGAGGATGTACCGGGCGCGGCGGGCGGCTCCCCGCGGCCGCCCCCGCGCCCCGGGCGCCGGACCTTAGTGCTGGCGGAGGAGGCGGCGCGCGTGGGGCGGCcgggcggcggcggtggcggcggcggggcccgTGCCGTCAAGCCGTGGCTGAGCggcggccggcggcggcggcggcggggacaGACGCGCGAGGCCCCGCgggagccgccgccgcccgcgcagCCCCAGCGGGAGCCGCCGCCGGCCGCGGCTCCCACCGCGGTccccgcgccccccgcgcccTCCGCGCCACCGCCGCCGCGGGCCCGAGAGAGCGCCGAGCTGCCGCTGCCCGCTGGCTGGGAGGAGGCGCGCGACTACGACGGCCGTGTCTTTTACATAGACCACAACACGCGCCAGACATCGTGGATCGACCCGCGCGACCG GTTAACAAAGCCATTGACCTTTGCTGATTGTGTTGGAGATGAACTTCCTTTAGGATGGGAAACTGTATATGATAAACAAGTTGGAATTTATTACATGGACCACATAAAAA AGCTTACCCAGATTGAGGACCCCAGAGACCAATGGAGACGAGAGCAGGAACGGATGCTGAAGGAGTACTTAATTGTAGCCCAGGAGGCTCTCAATGCCAAGAAAGAAATCTACCAGATTAAGCAGCAGCGGTTCAAGCTGGCTCAGGAGGAATATCAGCAGCTGCACAAAATGTGTGAGGACGACACCTGCTCCTATGCTAGCTGTGAGTTGCCTGGCTCCTCCAGTGAGCACGCACGACTTTAA